The following proteins come from a genomic window of Methanothermobacter sp.:
- a CDS encoding cobaltochelatase subunit CobN, whose protein sequence is MKKFQKLVSFITLTVVIFTLISSSYADPYCGGLKLKTIKNGTVSGGLYIDTYLGTNGSADYSVNEPGNSSVLYTFKDLPNNASVSWAQLYVLVYQGHMQNDYPLNVNITYNGHLLESTHLSSRYDFPLLDEEAPQYLQINDHIVRVTSDYLLWYDVTNITKTRNWANVTTFNCTTDGRIKLITLVVAYDFPGSTDTIAYWVNMGHDVDNYFYTRDTGKNYIGETIFKSSIAGEIKNAMVTVVHASSVDAQYTFNGRRLSGFQLTGSFSGLNKWNVTNQFDPTGENVLTYDGALSGGYGGGGFYKIILALLEVRYKPPVIKMPDLWIQSKVEGTFYRGLEYTINALVGNAGEQDASQVRVDFYDNGVRVGTRNIPVIASGQTVIVEFNWTPTTVGVHTLQLIIDPENRIQEINETNNKFNRSCTVKKSGNILVFIISDEGQAIVINQAAHDTNVLGYAPIREKVQIQIRSCEQLTKMSDVELLQLLSACDIFIGEYLSDSASQRLQRLLSTHPNITNKTDGLFLILEPAIVYNPAYTSLMKYSNIKGEYILSNISDELLIDYYQNTKKGTNFERVLNYTSSSNVTGIFPVEYNMAVLYKDINNKKAFVHQIVWALNLIGVPNTGYWKPPTWATSGEKAYGIYRYGWYNDLAEYANKYFKANATGCIGLLESKMYVDNQKLQPYYALIDALEARGFNVIPVVAYGATPEQLKVMVESFTNAPDIESFFKNPSNYTVYVDAIISMPAYGLGGDLFTNVTKFFELINVPVFKALHSDYLLAEQWELSTLGLRQLTGDRWWHIAISEAQGIIDSTIVATNSEPVTDPDTGLSYSLYEIIPANIEHLADTIRNWVKLKRLPNNEKKVALIYYNYPPGKDNIGSSYLDVITSIYNLLNILQKNGYIVKGIPANTTILHDMILQKAINVAPWAPGELKKLVENGAILYPVDKYMEWFSKLDEITKIQVIEGPVGYIGELCKKAIELNYTTGMEDRIDSWYDGIVSLLPENKSNIAIPLLDKIVASLKNYILTKDLRYYNEFLAYKRQFFALNINGLSGWGEPPGNIMTVEKNGTKYFVIPGIWFGNIFICPEPQRGWEGDINKLYHSMVVAPPHQYLAVYAYLQENIDVMVHLGRHATYEWLPGKEVLLASYDFPEVVAGATPQIYYYIVDGLAEGIQAKRRGSAVIIDHLTPPLTFTALYGGYATLAALVGQYDSADESTKTEIVTRIKKTIEDNNLKKLIEMTMGISLNKIDGDKLVKTIEDYLGLIQDTLYPHGLHAIGKNWTKDEVAMLVSSILSVPFQVSATEETTLHKEVALLFYRKSYENLTSTQKEKVQEKCIEIVKSVITNGLNATLNNLTGTPTPGLKRALELAQKYATEVYKSINAEIEALLNALNCGYIPPGAGNDPVSNPDALPTGRNFFQDQAAEIPTRSSFEYGKTLALLTLQNLNETVEKIAVGIFCTETARDDAALVSMVLVLLGMEPDWSDSPSAGVGGAKLKEMPKYVELENLVRPEGWKKKRIDVIIITTGLFRDLYSRQAGLLDKAFRIALARSYYTILDNRMLKQKYGDKIEKALNYVLGPVGFYGIGDEPLDYNYVAKHWVEDFEYYMSFNMTPELAGEYAISRIFAPPENDYGAGISKSIQLSWTWKDRMQLADFYLNRMGNIYSSTQWGASNPLVFKRALTGVGTVYTSRNTNLYGVLDNDDFFDYWGGLSLALEKVNGRAPTMYVLSYGNRATPKALTIESFISQEAASRYFNPEWIKGMMKSDPTGRYISRKFISNLVGWTITRATYTNEVGSSREFYSSLWQTAYSVYLRDSYNIGVTSQLSTGNRVYAMISSVGAMLNMVYMGYWKADENTIRSMANMWASAISQYGVSCCDCSCGNIAMIRWAMQYVNPKLLSGVKARIYSATQNAAFAPTGSSSIGTPGSPGDTGVSPGYTGSPGSSSIGTPGSPGDTGVSPGYTGSPRQAYDQGLSGVAAAGAGQGPGLSGGVYEVSKIGGTSGASAGLPVYAIAGIMVLVVLVGVGYFLGARGKL, encoded by the coding sequence ATGAAAAAGTTTCAGAAACTAGTAAGTTTCATCACCCTAACGGTTGTAATATTCACATTAATTTCTTCATCTTACGCTGACCCATATTGTGGAGGCTTAAAACTTAAAACAATCAAAAACGGAACCGTAAGTGGCGGACTTTATATTGACACTTACCTCGGGACAAACGGATCGGCAGATTATAGCGTGAACGAACCTGGTAATTCCAGTGTATTATATACTTTCAAGGATCTGCCCAATAATGCAAGTGTTTCATGGGCCCAACTTTACGTACTCGTATACCAAGGCCATATGCAGAATGATTATCCACTTAATGTGAACATTACATATAATGGTCATCTACTAGAAAGCACACACCTATCTTCACGGTACGATTTTCCCCTCCTAGATGAAGAAGCTCCCCAATATCTTCAGATAAACGATCATATTGTGAGGGTTACAAGTGACTATCTACTATGGTATGATGTGACCAATATTACCAAGACTAGAAACTGGGCTAATGTAACAACCTTTAATTGCACCACAGATGGTCGTATAAAGCTTATAACCCTCGTAGTAGCTTATGATTTCCCAGGAAGCACTGATACTATTGCCTATTGGGTTAACATGGGCCATGATGTCGACAATTACTTTTACACAAGAGATACTGGGAAAAATTATATAGGGGAGACCATCTTCAAGTCGAGTATCGCAGGTGAAATAAAAAATGCCATGGTCACTGTAGTCCATGCAAGTAGTGTGGACGCCCAATACACATTTAATGGTAGAAGACTTTCAGGTTTTCAATTAACAGGTAGTTTTAGTGGCTTGAATAAATGGAATGTAACTAACCAATTCGATCCCACCGGAGAGAATGTTCTAACCTATGATGGTGCGTTATCTGGTGGTTATGGTGGGGGCGGTTTTTATAAGATAATTTTGGCTCTACTAGAGGTTAGGTATAAACCACCTGTCATTAAAATGCCAGATCTCTGGATACAATCCAAAGTTGAAGGGACATTCTATAGGGGTCTGGAATATACTATTAATGCTCTAGTTGGGAATGCAGGTGAACAAGATGCGAGTCAGGTTAGGGTTGATTTTTATGATAATGGTGTGAGGGTTGGAACTCGGAATATTCCGGTAATTGCCAGTGGCCAGACGGTTATAGTAGAATTTAATTGGACTCCAACAACGGTAGGCGTCCACACACTACAACTCATCATAGACCCTGAAAACCGAATACAGGAAATCAACGAAACAAACAATAAATTTAACAGATCTTGTACAGTTAAAAAAAGTGGTAATATCCTGGTTTTCATTATAAGTGATGAAGGACAAGCTATAGTCATCAACCAAGCAGCCCATGATACAAACGTTCTTGGGTACGCTCCTATACGAGAAAAGGTTCAGATACAGATCAGAAGCTGTGAACAATTAACTAAAATGTCAGATGTCGAGCTTCTGCAACTCTTATCAGCCTGTGACATATTCATTGGAGAATACCTTAGTGATAGTGCATCTCAGCGCCTACAAAGATTGCTCTCCACACATCCAAATATAACTAACAAGACAGATGGACTATTCCTCATACTAGAACCTGCAATAGTCTATAATCCGGCATATACAAGCCTTATGAAATATTCAAACATCAAAGGAGAATACATCCTCTCTAACATTTCAGATGAACTCCTAATTGACTATTATCAGAATACAAAAAAGGGCACCAATTTCGAAAGAGTATTAAATTATACATCATCTTCCAATGTCACCGGCATATTCCCAGTAGAATATAACATGGCAGTACTCTACAAGGACATCAATAATAAGAAAGCATTTGTCCACCAGATTGTTTGGGCCCTCAACTTGATAGGAGTTCCAAACACTGGCTACTGGAAACCTCCAACATGGGCAACCAGCGGCGAAAAAGCCTATGGAATATACCGTTATGGTTGGTACAATGACCTTGCAGAGTATGCGAATAAATATTTCAAAGCAAACGCCACGGGTTGCATAGGACTCTTAGAAAGTAAAATGTATGTGGACAACCAGAAACTACAGCCATATTATGCCCTCATCGACGCACTGGAGGCTAGAGGATTCAATGTCATACCAGTAGTGGCATATGGGGCCACACCAGAGCAATTAAAGGTTATGGTAGAATCATTCACAAATGCGCCTGACATTGAAAGTTTCTTCAAAAACCCATCAAATTATACGGTATATGTTGATGCTATAATAAGCATGCCAGCCTATGGCTTAGGTGGAGACTTATTCACGAATGTGACGAAATTTTTTGAACTCATAAATGTACCAGTATTCAAGGCCTTACATTCTGATTATCTGCTCGCTGAACAGTGGGAGCTCAGCACATTAGGATTAAGACAACTTACAGGTGACAGATGGTGGCACATAGCCATTTCAGAAGCTCAGGGGATCATAGATTCGACAATTGTAGCCACAAATTCTGAACCCGTCACTGACCCGGACACGGGATTGTCCTATAGCCTCTATGAGATAATACCAGCGAATATCGAGCATCTTGCCGACACGATAAGGAATTGGGTCAAACTGAAAAGGCTTCCAAACAATGAAAAAAAAGTGGCGCTGATCTATTACAATTATCCGCCAGGAAAGGACAATATCGGCTCAAGTTACCTTGATGTAATAACGAGCATTTATAATCTCCTCAATATCCTCCAAAAGAACGGGTACATTGTTAAGGGCATACCAGCCAATACAACAATACTCCATGACATGATACTGCAAAAGGCTATTAATGTCGCCCCCTGGGCCCCGGGAGAACTTAAAAAACTTGTAGAAAACGGGGCAATACTTTACCCGGTTGATAAATACATGGAATGGTTCTCCAAACTTGACGAGATCACAAAAATCCAAGTCATAGAAGGGCCAGTAGGATACATTGGAGAATTATGCAAAAAGGCAATAGAATTAAACTACACAACTGGCATGGAAGATCGTATAGACTCATGGTATGATGGGATAGTATCATTATTGCCAGAAAACAAATCAAATATAGCCATCCCATTATTGGATAAGATAGTGGCTTCACTCAAAAACTATATCTTAACAAAAGATCTAAGATACTATAACGAATTTTTAGCTTATAAAAGGCAGTTTTTTGCACTTAACATTAATGGCTTATCTGGTTGGGGAGAGCCGCCTGGCAATATAATGACAGTAGAAAAAAATGGTACAAAATATTTTGTAATCCCTGGGATATGGTTTGGTAATATTTTCATTTGCCCAGAACCCCAGCGTGGATGGGAAGGGGACATTAACAAACTCTATCATAGTATGGTAGTTGCCCCGCCACACCAGTACCTTGCAGTCTATGCCTACCTACAAGAGAATATTGATGTGATGGTCCATCTTGGAAGACACGCCACCTATGAATGGCTCCCAGGTAAAGAGGTTCTATTGGCATCCTATGATTTCCCAGAGGTCGTAGCAGGTGCCACACCCCAAATCTACTATTATATAGTTGATGGACTCGCAGAAGGCATCCAAGCTAAAAGAAGAGGATCAGCAGTGATAATAGACCACTTAACCCCACCATTAACATTCACAGCATTATACGGTGGATACGCCACATTAGCAGCCTTGGTAGGCCAATATGACAGTGCCGACGAATCAACGAAGACTGAAATAGTCACTAGGATAAAGAAAACGATAGAGGATAATAACCTCAAAAAACTCATAGAAATGACAATGGGAATATCACTCAACAAAATAGATGGGGATAAGCTAGTCAAAACAATAGAAGATTACCTAGGATTAATCCAGGATACATTATATCCTCATGGTCTACATGCTATTGGCAAAAATTGGACAAAAGATGAAGTGGCAATGCTCGTTTCCTCAATACTCTCAGTGCCATTCCAAGTCTCTGCCACAGAAGAGACAACACTACATAAAGAAGTGGCCCTCCTATTCTATAGAAAATCTTATGAGAACCTTACCAGTACACAGAAAGAGAAAGTGCAAGAAAAGTGCATTGAGATCGTGAAAAGTGTTATCACAAATGGATTGAATGCGACACTCAACAATCTAACTGGCACACCAACACCCGGATTAAAAAGGGCATTAGAATTAGCTCAAAAATATGCAACAGAGGTATACAAGAGTATAAATGCTGAAATAGAAGCGTTATTAAATGCTTTGAATTGTGGTTATATTCCACCGGGAGCCGGTAACGACCCTGTTAGCAACCCTGATGCCTTGCCCACTGGTAGGAATTTTTTCCAAGATCAAGCAGCGGAAATACCCACAAGGAGCTCATTTGAATATGGTAAAACCTTAGCATTACTAACACTGCAAAATCTTAATGAAACTGTAGAGAAAATAGCTGTTGGAATATTTTGTACAGAAACAGCACGTGACGACGCCGCATTAGTATCAATGGTACTAGTATTGCTTGGAATGGAACCTGACTGGTCAGATTCCCCAAGTGCTGGTGTAGGAGGTGCTAAACTCAAAGAAATGCCAAAGTATGTGGAACTTGAAAATTTAGTGCGACCAGAGGGTTGGAAGAAAAAAAGAATTGATGTTATAATTATAACAACTGGTCTATTCAGGGATCTTTACAGCAGACAAGCCGGACTACTTGATAAGGCATTCAGAATAGCCCTCGCAAGATCCTACTATACAATCCTAGATAATAGGATGCTCAAACAAAAATACGGAGACAAGATAGAAAAAGCTCTAAATTATGTACTAGGACCTGTTGGATTCTATGGTATTGGTGACGAACCATTAGATTACAATTATGTGGCTAAACATTGGGTTGAGGACTTCGAATATTACATGTCATTTAACATGACGCCAGAACTTGCTGGAGAATATGCGATTTCAAGGATATTCGCCCCACCAGAAAACGATTATGGGGCAGGCATATCAAAGAGCATACAATTAAGTTGGACATGGAAAGACAGAATGCAACTTGCAGACTTCTACCTTAACAGGATGGGCAACATATACTCAAGCACACAATGGGGGGCATCCAATCCACTAGTTTTCAAAAGAGCGCTAACAGGTGTTGGAACGGTATATACTAGTAGAAACACAAACCTTTACGGCGTGTTGGACAATGATGACTTCTTTGACTACTGGGGTGGACTTTCACTCGCCCTGGAAAAAGTGAATGGCCGTGCACCAACAATGTATGTTTTAAGTTATGGGAACAGGGCTACTCCAAAGGCATTAACAATTGAAAGTTTCATAAGTCAAGAGGCAGCAAGCCGTTATTTCAACCCTGAATGGATCAAAGGCATGATGAAAAGCGACCCCACTGGCAGATACATTAGTAGAAAATTTATTTCTAACTTGGTGGGATGGACAATTACGCGAGCTACATATACAAATGAAGTGGGTTCCTCACGAGAATTTTACAGTTCATTATGGCAGACAGCCTATAGTGTATACTTACGGGACAGCTACAATATTGGGGTTACAAGTCAGCTTTCAACTGGTAATAGGGTATATGCTATGATAAGCTCTGTGGGTGCAATGCTAAACATGGTTTATATGGGTTACTGGAAGGCTGATGAAAATACCATTAGAAGCATGGCTAATATGTGGGCTTCGGCGATTTCACAGTATGGTGTTTCCTGTTGTGATTGTAGCTGTGGTAATATTGCTATGATACGATGGGCTATGCAGTATGTAAATCCTAAGCTTTTAAGTGGGGTTAAAGCGAGAATTTATAGTGCTACACAAAATGCTGCATTTGCACCTACAGGATCCTCAAGTATTGGGACTCCGGGATCTCCTGGAGATACTGGGGTGAGTCCAGGTTATACTGGTAGCCCAGGATCCTCAAGTATTGGGACTCCGGGATCTCCTGGAGATACTGGGGTGAGTCCAGGTTATACTGGTAGCCCAAGGCAAGCGTATGATCAGGGATTATCTGGTGTTGCTGCTGCGGGTGCGGGTCAAGGTCCAGGGTTATCTGGTGGAGTTTATGAGGTGAGTAAAATTGGTGGAACGTCGGGGGCGAGCGCTGGCTTGCCAGTGTATGCAATCGCTGGTATAATGGTTCTCGTGGTTCTTGTTGGCGTGGGATATTTCCTTGGTGCTCGTGGTAAACTCTAA
- a CDS encoding pseudomurein-binding repeat-containing protein, giving the protein LKVNNQVVDEKTVTIGPGATVTVEFTRTLQTGTYNVTVDNMAPVTVTVQKPATFELSNLTVTPESGLAPLSIIVRVNVTNSGDVAGDYTVQLKVNNQVVDEKTVTIGPGATVTVEFTRTLQTGTYNVTVDNMAPRIISVKSGISLVQLVNAATRVKAYYNRYGRLPSTVIINGQRYTMSQLLYLLCMATVNINKGDLGPITLKNVKSPLNPSGSYRHGRLYRSSYVQVANNILTFIKRYNRAPNYARTILGRIPFQRLVYMYSKIIAFYGTNNRLPRYVMI; this is encoded by the coding sequence AACTTAAAGTGAACAACCAGGTAGTGGATGAGAAAACCGTTACAATAGGACCCGGAGCAACAGTGACGGTGGAATTCACAAGGACGTTGCAAACTGGAACTTATAATGTGACAGTTGACAACATGGCACCTGTGACGGTTACAGTCCAGAAACCGGCTACATTCGAACTTAGCAACTTAACAGTCACACCAGAATCTGGCTTGGCACCATTAAGTATTATAGTGAGGGTTAATGTCACGAACAGTGGTGATGTTGCAGGTGATTACACAGTCCAACTTAAAGTGAACAACCAGGTAGTGGATGAGAAAACCGTTACAATAGGACCCGGAGCAACAGTGACGGTGGAATTCACAAGGACGTTGCAAACTGGAACTTATAATGTGACAGTTGACAACATGGCACCCAGAATTATCAGTGTTAAGAGCGGTATTAGTTTGGTACAGCTTGTTAATGCTGCAACTAGAGTTAAAGCATACTATAACCGTTATGGTAGGCTACCTTCTACTGTTATTATCAATGGACAGAGATATACCATGAGTCAACTTCTCTATCTGCTCTGCATGGCCACAGTGAATATAAACAAGGGGGATTTGGGTCCTATCACCCTAAAGAATGTGAAGTCTCCTCTGAATCCAAGTGGAAGCTACAGACATGGCAGACTTTACAGGTCAAGTTATGTGCAGGTTGCCAACAACATCCTAACATTCATTAAGAGATACAATCGAGCGCCAAATTATGCAAGAACTATCCTTGGTAGGATACCATTCCAACGTTTAGTCTACATGTACAGTAAGATCATAGCATTTTACGGGACAAACAACAGATTACCGAGGTATGTCATGATCTAA